The following coding sequences lie in one Caproicibacterium argilliputei genomic window:
- the add gene encoding adenosine deaminase, which translates to MTISFPKVELHLHLDGSLVLEDAWQMALQQGLVRQEDGFESFRRRMQVPSDCRSLSAYLQCFTLADAMLQTAPALERAAYRLLLQLSREGTAYAEIRFAPQLHCQNGLTMEQAVQAVLRGVKKAEKETDILARVLLCAMVITGQPDVDRQNERTFRIAAEYRSEGIAGVDLAGAETARPMEDFRGLFRIAQSLGLPFTIHAGEAGGPENVRLAVEFGARRIGHGCSAIRSPAVMDLLKREQITLEMCPTSNLQTGAVASLEEHPIRRFAEYGIPVTVNTDDRTCSGTTLDREYETIMRLGFRKNDLLRFNCNAAKAAFLPEKEKAALLARVEAWR; encoded by the coding sequence ATGACGATTTCGTTTCCAAAAGTAGAGCTGCATCTGCATCTGGACGGTTCACTGGTTCTGGAGGATGCCTGGCAAATGGCGCTGCAGCAGGGCTTGGTGCGACAGGAAGACGGGTTTGAAAGCTTTCGGCGGCGTATGCAGGTACCGTCCGACTGCCGCAGCCTTTCGGCGTATCTGCAGTGCTTTACGCTTGCGGATGCCATGCTGCAGACTGCGCCGGCGCTGGAGCGTGCGGCGTACCGCCTGCTTCTGCAGCTTTCCAGAGAAGGAACCGCTTATGCGGAAATCCGTTTTGCGCCGCAGCTGCACTGCCAAAACGGCCTTACTATGGAGCAGGCGGTGCAGGCGGTTCTGCGCGGGGTAAAGAAAGCGGAAAAAGAAACGGACATTTTGGCGCGGGTGCTGCTGTGCGCCATGGTTATAACCGGACAGCCGGACGTCGACCGGCAGAATGAACGGACGTTCCGTATTGCTGCGGAATACCGCAGCGAGGGGATTGCCGGCGTGGATTTGGCGGGTGCGGAAACCGCGCGCCCCATGGAGGACTTTCGCGGTTTGTTCCGCATTGCGCAGAGTCTGGGTCTGCCGTTCACCATTCATGCCGGGGAAGCCGGCGGCCCGGAAAATGTCCGGCTGGCCGTGGAGTTTGGCGCGCGGCGGATTGGTCATGGGTGCAGCGCGATTCGCTCACCCGCAGTGATGGATTTGCTCAAACGCGAGCAGATTACCCTGGAGATGTGTCCGACCAGTAACCTGCAGACTGGCGCGGTTGCTTCTCTAGAGGAGCACCCCATTCGCCGTTTTGCGGAATACGGTATTCCGGTGACGGTCAATACAGACGACCGTACCTGCTCCGGCACAACGCTCGACCGGGAGTATGAAACCATTATGCGACTCGGCTTCCGGAAAAATGACCTGCTCCGCTTTAATTGTAACGCTGCCAAAGCGGCGTTTCTGCCGGAAAAAGAAAAAGCCGCGCTGCTTGCGCGGGTGGAAGCTTGGCGGTAG
- a CDS encoding DMT family transporter, which produces MLGFLCSLLAGIAMSVQGVLNTRLGDRVGLYETNMVVQGIAFLLSILAVLFLGSGNLSALMNVKKVYLLGGFFGILITITVMLAIKGLGPTVAISVILIAQLVAAALIDAFGWFDTDKVPFCWEKFLGVALMVGGVVLFKWKAC; this is translated from the coding sequence GTGCTGGGATTTCTCTGCAGTTTGCTGGCAGGCATTGCCATGAGCGTACAGGGCGTTTTAAACACGCGGCTTGGTGACCGAGTGGGACTTTACGAGACCAACATGGTGGTGCAAGGAATCGCCTTTCTGCTTTCGATTCTTGCCGTGCTGTTTCTGGGCAGCGGCAATCTTTCCGCACTGATGAATGTAAAAAAAGTTTACTTGCTGGGCGGTTTTTTCGGCATTCTCATTACCATCACTGTCATGCTGGCCATCAAGGGGCTTGGACCCACCGTTGCGATTTCCGTGATTTTGATTGCACAGCTGGTGGCTGCCGCGCTGATTGACGCATTTGGCTGGTTTGACACAGACAAAGTGCCTTTCTGTTGGGAAAAGTTCCTCGGTGTCGCCCTGATGGTCGGCGGTGTTGTCCTATTTAAATGGAAAGCTTGCTGA
- a CDS encoding VOC family protein — MTPQKPKIKLLEFMLDCKEPHRLAAFYAALLDWEIVFETEAYAGVSKPGAVQGVSPCIAFQRNAAYLPPVWPEEPDAQQQMAHLDFAVADLQEAVRHAVHCGAVPAEKQFSDSWTVMLDPAGHPFCLCLDDAAFAADETAPD, encoded by the coding sequence ATGACGCCGCAAAAGCCAAAAATCAAGCTGCTGGAATTCATGCTGGACTGCAAAGAGCCGCACCGCCTGGCAGCGTTTTACGCCGCACTGCTCGACTGGGAAATTGTATTTGAAACCGAAGCGTACGCAGGGGTCAGTAAGCCGGGCGCTGTACAGGGAGTCTCCCCTTGTATCGCCTTTCAGCGAAACGCGGCATATCTGCCGCCTGTCTGGCCGGAAGAACCGGACGCGCAGCAGCAAATGGCGCACCTTGACTTTGCCGTGGCAGATTTGCAGGAAGCCGTCCGGCACGCCGTTCATTGCGGCGCGGTTCCTGCAGAAAAGCAATTTTCAGACAGCTGGACGGTCATGCTTGACCCCGCCGGACATCCGTTCTGCCTGTGCCTGGACGATGCTGCTTTTGCTGCAGATGAAACTGCTCCCGACTGA
- the thiF gene encoding sulfur carrier protein ThiS adenylyltransferase ThiF gives MTLSPLRQGLSRCFTEEQLGRIRRTRVLIAGCGGLGSNMAQMLVRSGFQNLTLIDFDVVDNSNLNRQFFFPDQLGKAKTQALAENLLRLEPDLKLRLLPCRLTGAETAALAEKCDILAEAFDGPESKAAFVRAAAATGKPVVCAAGLAGYGNTDQIRVRKVGSRIFAVGDGYTSIENSPPLAPRVMVAAAKEADLVLQLTLEGSAHAG, from the coding sequence GTGACGCTTAGCCCCCTGCGGCAGGGACTGTCGCGCTGCTTTACCGAAGAGCAGCTTGGCCGTATCCGCCGAACCCGTGTGCTGATTGCGGGCTGCGGCGGCCTTGGCTCCAACATGGCGCAGATGTTGGTGCGCAGCGGCTTTCAGAATCTGACGCTGATTGATTTCGATGTGGTGGACAACAGCAACCTGAACCGGCAGTTTTTCTTTCCCGACCAGCTTGGCAAAGCCAAAACGCAGGCGCTTGCGGAAAACCTGCTGCGGCTGGAGCCAGACTTAAAGCTGCGCCTGCTGCCATGCAGGTTGACTGGCGCGGAGACGGCAGCTCTTGCTGAGAAATGTGATATTTTGGCAGAAGCGTTTGACGGACCGGAAAGCAAGGCGGCTTTCGTCCGGGCTGCCGCGGCAACCGGGAAACCGGTGGTCTGCGCCGCCGGTCTGGCGGGCTACGGCAACACCGACCAGATTCGCGTGCGAAAAGTCGGTTCCCGCATTTTTGCCGTTGGGGACGGCTATACTAGCATTGAAAACAGCCCGCCGCTGGCACCGCGCGTCATGGTTGCGGCTGCAAAGGAAGCGGACTTAGTCTTACAGCTGACACTGGAGGGAAGTGCCCATGCAGGATAA
- a CDS encoding thiazole synthase — translation MDDALIIGGRELRSRLFLGTGKFGEDALIPNCIAASGAQVITTAMRRIDFHTPQENMMQYIPKDCILMPNTSGARTAEEAVRIARLSRAAGCGDWIKIEVVSDNKYLLPDNDETLKATEILVKEGFTVLPYMTPDLYAARRMRDAGAAAVMPFGAPIGTNKGLRTREVVQIMVEELDVPVIVDAGIGKPSEAAECMEIGAAAVLVNTAVATAGDPVRMAEAFGKAVEAGRGAFLAQPGAVRQYAQASSPLTGFLRQA, via the coding sequence ATGGATGATGCATTGATAATCGGCGGCAGAGAACTGAGAAGCCGCCTGTTTCTGGGTACCGGAAAGTTTGGCGAAGATGCGCTTATTCCGAACTGCATTGCCGCTTCCGGCGCGCAGGTGATCACCACGGCGATGCGGCGAATCGATTTTCACACACCGCAGGAAAACATGATGCAGTACATTCCCAAGGACTGCATCCTGATGCCCAACACTTCCGGCGCCAGAACTGCGGAGGAGGCGGTGCGCATCGCACGGCTGTCGCGTGCCGCCGGTTGCGGGGACTGGATTAAAATTGAAGTGGTGTCTGACAATAAATATTTGCTGCCGGACAACGACGAAACATTGAAAGCAACGGAAATCCTTGTGAAAGAGGGCTTTACCGTACTGCCGTACATGACGCCAGACCTGTATGCCGCGCGCCGTATGCGTGACGCCGGTGCTGCTGCGGTCATGCCGTTTGGCGCGCCGATTGGCACCAACAAGGGGCTGCGTACCCGCGAAGTGGTGCAGATTATGGTGGAAGAACTGGATGTGCCGGTCATTGTCGATGCGGGTATCGGCAAGCCGAGCGAAGCGGCGGAGTGCATGGAAATCGGCGCGGCGGCTGTTTTGGTGAACACAGCGGTTGCAACGGCAGGAGACCCGGTGCGCATGGCAGAAGCTTTTGGTAAAGCGGTGGAAGCCGGACGCGGTGCGTTTTTGGCACAGCCCGGCGCGGTGCGGCAGTATGCACAGGCATCCTCACCGCTGACCGGTTTCCTGCGGCAGGCGTAA
- a CDS encoding ABC transporter permease, with the protein METKDQTAKVGTGADARSALRSFTDTPFFRTILPVLGLVIVVALFSILTQGRLIQPFNLQLLLSQTYVLMISSIGVFMIMTMGCLDFSQGSMMAIASIVICYLSKISLPLAVVGGILTGAAIGAINGFFLVKSKIASFIVTICTMFLFRGLCAYLTTNSPVYAANDIYLYNTPQVELTLTILALAVGFALFRFTPLGSNLKAIGAGETGARFAGVKVGKTKMLVFVAAGAITGFASLINVFKVGSVTSTGGNMMETQILIALVLGGMPISGGAKVSFLNIIVGVLTYYILATGLVMLGLTTEMQQLIEGIVFLIVVAIFSDRKSIQVIK; encoded by the coding sequence TTGGAAACAAAAGATCAAACAGCGAAAGTCGGCACGGGCGCGGATGCCCGGTCTGCGCTTCGCAGTTTTACAGACACACCGTTTTTCCGGACGATTCTTCCGGTACTGGGGTTGGTCATTGTGGTGGCTCTGTTCTCCATTTTGACACAGGGGCGGCTGATTCAACCATTTAATTTGCAGCTGCTTCTGAGCCAGACCTATGTGCTGATGATTTCCTCCATCGGTGTGTTTATGATTATGACCATGGGGTGCCTGGACTTTTCGCAGGGATCAATGATGGCGATTGCGTCCATTGTCATCTGCTATCTCTCAAAAATCAGCCTGCCGCTTGCCGTTGTCGGCGGCATTCTGACCGGTGCGGCCATTGGTGCCATCAACGGCTTCTTTCTGGTGAAGTCGAAGATTGCATCGTTTATTGTGACCATCTGCACCATGTTCCTGTTTCGGGGATTGTGCGCCTACCTGACGACCAATTCTCCGGTATATGCGGCCAATGACATTTACCTTTACAACACGCCGCAGGTGGAGCTGACACTGACCATCCTTGCGCTGGCAGTTGGGTTTGCACTGTTCCGCTTCACGCCGCTGGGCAGCAACCTCAAAGCCATCGGCGCAGGGGAAACCGGCGCGCGCTTTGCCGGCGTGAAAGTCGGCAAAACCAAGATGCTGGTGTTTGTGGCGGCGGGCGCCATCACCGGCTTTGCCTCGCTGATTAACGTGTTTAAAGTCGGTTCTGTCACATCTACCGGCGGCAACATGATGGAAACCCAGATTCTGATTGCACTGGTGCTGGGCGGGATGCCGATTTCCGGCGGCGCGAAAGTGAGCTTTCTGAACATCATTGTCGGCGTTCTGACGTACTACATTCTGGCAACCGGCCTGGTCATGCTGGGGCTGACAACGGAAATGCAGCAACTGATTGAGGGTATTGTCTTTCTAATTGTGGTTGCCATTTTCAGCGACCGCAAGTCCATTCAGGTCATTAAATAA
- a CDS encoding acylphosphatase: protein MRYAIEAAGLVQGVGFRYYVSQSAAKLGLTGWVKNEWDGSVTVQAQGSARTLKRFLQDIQSGNRWAQVDRLEYRSIPERANERTFEILH from the coding sequence ATGCGGTATGCAATTGAGGCAGCCGGGCTGGTGCAGGGCGTCGGCTTTCGATATTATGTAAGCCAGTCCGCAGCGAAACTGGGGCTGACCGGATGGGTCAAAAACGAGTGGGACGGCAGCGTTACGGTACAGGCACAGGGCAGTGCCCGCACGCTCAAACGCTTTTTGCAGGACATCCAAAGCGGAAACCGCTGGGCGCAGGTCGACCGGCTGGAGTACCGGAGCATTCCTGAACGCGCCAATGAGCGCACGTTTGAGATTCTGCACTGA
- the thiE gene encoding thiamine phosphate synthase, translating to MQDKTRSRAEFLRNAGLYGITAEALSGGRSNPEVVRQMLAAGIRVIQYREKKKSGREKYEQCRVLREMTARAGACFLIDDDPALALACNADGVHIGQDDLPIEQVRQMVGDKIIGLSTHSPRQAQDAVRRGADYIGVGPLFETHTKADVCAPVGLAYLEYVVREIPLPFVAIGGIKEANLAQVARRGAGCICLVSEIVGSADLSEKIRHLRSLMHISYRALPAQPAAACSI from the coding sequence ATGCAGGATAAAACGCGAAGCAGAGCGGAGTTTCTGCGGAATGCCGGTTTGTATGGTATTACCGCGGAGGCCCTTTCCGGCGGCCGCAGCAACCCGGAAGTGGTGCGGCAAATGCTGGCGGCAGGTATCCGTGTCATCCAGTACCGCGAAAAGAAAAAAAGCGGCAGGGAAAAGTATGAACAGTGCCGGGTGCTGCGCGAAATGACCGCGCGGGCGGGCGCCTGCTTCCTCATTGACGATGACCCCGCGCTGGCGCTTGCGTGCAATGCGGATGGCGTGCATATCGGGCAGGACGACCTGCCCATTGAACAGGTGCGGCAGATGGTTGGCGATAAAATCATCGGTCTTTCCACACATTCCCCACGGCAGGCGCAGGATGCTGTGCGCCGCGGCGCAGACTATATCGGCGTGGGGCCGCTGTTTGAAACGCATACCAAGGCGGATGTCTGTGCGCCAGTGGGTTTGGCTTATTTGGAGTATGTTGTACGGGAGATTCCGCTGCCCTTTGTCGCAATCGGCGGAATCAAGGAAGCCAATCTGGCACAGGTGGCGCGGCGCGGTGCAGGCTGTATCTGCCTGGTCAGCGAGATTGTCGGTTCTGCGGATTTATCCGAAAAGATTCGGCATCTGCGCAGCTTGATGCATATATCTTACCGTGCACTTCCGGCACAGCCGGCGGCCGCCTGTTCGATTTAA
- the thiS gene encoding sulfur carrier protein ThiS: protein MQILLNGKLYPCEQNATLLTLLEQLQMPPQAVVAELSGQIIKAECFAETVLHEGDTLELLRFVGGG from the coding sequence ATGCAGATTTTACTGAATGGAAAGCTGTATCCCTGTGAGCAGAACGCAACGCTGCTTACCCTGCTGGAGCAGCTGCAGATGCCGCCGCAGGCAGTGGTGGCAGAGTTGAGCGGACAGATCATCAAGGCGGAATGCTTTGCCGAAACCGTTCTGCACGAAGGGGATACGCTGGAGCTGCTGCGCTTTGTTGGCGGCGGCTAA
- the thiH gene encoding 2-iminoacetate synthase ThiH, protein MSYYEVYRKYKTFPFQTFFQQTTAADVLRALQKGHKSPRDFLTLLSPAAQEPQVLEAMAQQAHRLTEQNFGRTITLFTPLYLANFCENACVYCGFNRHNTIHRSKLTLAEVEEEGRAIREEGIRHIIILTGESRAATPPTYMADCVRILKKYVDSICIEVYSLTQEEYQMLFEAGVDGFTMFQETYNEDLYPTLHPSGPKHDYRTRIDSPELACRAGYHTVNLGALLGLDDWRKETFLTGMHALYLMNRYPGTDCAVSLPRIRPCVGEGCYRPACDVQDADIVQAVVAYRCCFPRLAITMSTRETPDFRDHLMGLGVTKLSAGSITEVGGHAHPPKTDGQFEISDSRGVAEMSAAIRAHGCQPVYKDWEPLSRDA, encoded by the coding sequence TTGAGCTACTATGAAGTGTACCGGAAATACAAAACATTTCCGTTTCAGACGTTCTTTCAGCAGACAACGGCTGCGGACGTTCTGCGAGCCTTGCAGAAAGGGCACAAAAGTCCGCGGGACTTTCTGACGCTGCTGTCGCCTGCCGCGCAGGAGCCGCAGGTGCTGGAAGCCATGGCACAGCAGGCGCACCGCCTGACCGAGCAGAATTTCGGGCGCACCATTACCCTTTTTACGCCGCTTTACCTTGCCAATTTCTGCGAAAATGCGTGCGTTTACTGCGGCTTTAACCGGCACAACACCATTCACCGCAGCAAGCTGACGCTGGCGGAAGTGGAGGAAGAGGGCCGCGCCATTCGGGAAGAGGGCATTCGGCACATCATCATCCTGACCGGCGAAAGCCGCGCTGCCACGCCGCCCACATATATGGCGGACTGCGTTCGGATTTTAAAGAAATACGTAGACTCTATCTGCATTGAGGTGTACTCCTTGACGCAGGAGGAATACCAAATGCTGTTTGAAGCCGGTGTGGACGGTTTCACCATGTTTCAAGAAACCTACAATGAAGACCTTTACCCCACGCTGCATCCCTCCGGCCCGAAGCACGATTACCGCACCCGCATCGACAGCCCGGAACTTGCCTGCAGGGCGGGCTACCATACGGTGAACCTTGGCGCGCTGCTGGGTTTGGATGACTGGCGGAAAGAAACGTTTCTGACGGGTATGCACGCCCTGTACTTAATGAATCGCTACCCCGGCACCGATTGCGCGGTTTCTCTGCCGCGCATCCGCCCCTGCGTGGGGGAGGGCTGCTATCGCCCTGCCTGCGATGTGCAGGATGCGGATATTGTACAAGCGGTCGTAGCTTACCGCTGCTGTTTCCCACGCCTTGCAATCACAATGTCCACCCGTGAAACGCCGGATTTCCGTGACCATTTGATGGGGCTGGGCGTTACCAAACTGTCCGCCGGTTCCATCACCGAAGTCGGCGGTCATGCGCACCCGCCGAAAACAGACGGACAGTTTGAAATCAGCGATTCGCGCGGTGTCGCGGAAATGAGTGCGGCAATCCGCGCACACGGCTGCCAGCCGGTTTATAAGGATTGGGAGCCGCTCAGCCGTGACGCTTAG
- a CDS encoding sugar ABC transporter ATP-binding protein — MAEVMLQAEKLNKFFGPTHALKDVSVTFYQGEIHGLIGENGSGKSTLSSMLTGIYPIDSGRFLLQGEELHVKNQVDANNHGVAIIVQEMGTLSGLTVAENIFLGNEDRFTKFGIKNTQAMNNEAQRLLEQYGFHHISAAAMIDRYNFEDRKLIEIVKSTYFDPKVLVVDETTTALSREGREELFKQMNRLRELGNTVIFISHDLDEVLKHTDRITILRDGNYIDTLNTGEATEDDLKKRMVGRELGDHYYRTDYGEAVSEEVVLSVSHVSVPGQLKDISFDLHRGEILGFGGLSECGMHEIGKAVFGASYDREGNVTLADGTLVNSISTAIQHSIAYASKDRDNESLVVNDSIRDNICLPSMPRLKSHGLLSGKKMAAFADRFANMIRVKMVNTDQFVASLSGGNKQKVVLARWIGRDSDIIVLDGPTRGIDIGVKADIYALMSDMKKQGKSMILISEEILELLGMSDRILVMKDGEISGEFLRSPELTEQQFIAKMV; from the coding sequence ATGGCGGAAGTAATGCTGCAGGCGGAAAAACTGAATAAGTTTTTCGGGCCGACGCACGCGCTCAAGGATGTTTCCGTGACATTCTACCAAGGCGAAATTCACGGGCTGATTGGAGAAAACGGCTCCGGTAAATCAACGCTGAGCTCCATGCTCACCGGCATCTATCCGATTGACAGCGGGCGCTTTCTGCTGCAGGGCGAAGAACTGCACGTGAAAAACCAGGTGGATGCCAACAACCACGGCGTGGCCATCATTGTGCAGGAAATGGGCACGCTGTCCGGCCTGACGGTTGCCGAAAATATTTTTCTGGGCAATGAGGACCGATTTACAAAGTTCGGCATCAAAAACACGCAGGCAATGAACAATGAGGCACAGCGGCTGCTGGAGCAATACGGGTTTCATCACATCTCTGCCGCGGCCATGATTGACCGTTACAATTTTGAGGACCGCAAGCTGATTGAAATCGTCAAGTCCACTTACTTTGACCCCAAAGTGCTGGTGGTGGATGAAACCACCACCGCACTCAGCAGGGAGGGACGCGAGGAACTGTTCAAACAGATGAACCGCCTGCGGGAACTTGGCAATACGGTGATTTTTATTTCACACGATTTGGACGAAGTATTGAAGCACACAGACCGCATTACGATTTTACGCGACGGCAATTACATTGATACGCTGAATACCGGCGAGGCAACGGAAGATGACCTTAAAAAACGGATGGTCGGCCGCGAACTGGGCGATCACTACTACCGCACGGATTACGGCGAAGCGGTTTCCGAGGAAGTGGTTCTTTCGGTGAGCCATGTGTCGGTGCCGGGGCAGCTCAAGGACATCAGTTTTGACCTGCACCGCGGTGAAATTCTCGGGTTCGGCGGGCTGAGTGAATGCGGGATGCACGAAATCGGAAAGGCGGTGTTCGGCGCTTCCTACGACCGCGAGGGCAATGTGACACTCGCGGACGGCACACTGGTCAACTCGATTTCCACCGCGATTCAGCACAGCATCGCGTATGCGTCCAAAGACCGAGATAACGAATCTCTGGTGGTCAACGACTCCATTCGGGACAATATCTGCCTGCCGTCGATGCCCCGGCTGAAGTCTCACGGGCTGTTGTCGGGCAAAAAAATGGCTGCGTTTGCAGACCGTTTCGCCAATATGATTCGAGTCAAGATGGTCAATACCGACCAGTTTGTTGCCAGCCTTTCCGGCGGAAACAAACAGAAGGTGGTTTTGGCGCGGTGGATTGGCAGAGATTCCGATATCATCGTCCTTGATGGCCCCACACGCGGCATTGACATCGGCGTCAAAGCAGATATTTATGCGCTGATGAGCGATATGAAAAAGCAGGGGAAGTCCATGATTCTGATTTCCGAAGAGATTTTGGAGCTGCTGGGCATGAGCGACCGCATCCTGGTGATGAAAGACGGAGAAATCAGCGGTGAATTCCTGCGTTCGCCGGAGCTGACCGAACAGCAGTTTATTGCGAAGATGGTATAA
- the chvE gene encoding multiple monosaccharide ABC transporter substrate-binding protein, translated as MKQLQKRILAVCLALLLVCSSTACAARKTETPKPTIGILMPTKLSERWVSDGGYIVKQCQALGYSTNLEYAENDVKTQISQIQRMVAQKVNCLIISSIDSGALTEVLNEAHEAKIPVLAYDRLIMNTPYVDYYASFDNYQVGVLQGNYLVDRLGLKQGKGPFNIELFSGSPDDNNAYLFYSGSMSVLNPYIKSGRLVVRSGQTKMSQICTLRWDGATAQSRMGSLLSENYEKKKIHAVLSPYDGISIGILSALHNAGYRSSQPDWPIVTGQDAEVASVKSIMNGEQAMTVFKDTRELAKLAAKMADAVLRGKKPPLNDTQSYYNGKKTVPAYLLTPVVVTKENYEKVLVESGYYTQSTLSQRTGTKQQAVPPKG; from the coding sequence ATGAAACAACTGCAAAAACGAATCTTAGCGGTGTGTCTGGCGCTGCTCCTTGTCTGCAGCAGCACCGCCTGCGCTGCCCGCAAAACGGAAACGCCCAAACCGACCATCGGCATCTTAATGCCCACCAAACTTTCCGAGCGCTGGGTCAGTGACGGCGGGTACATCGTGAAGCAGTGTCAGGCACTGGGGTACAGCACCAATCTGGAGTATGCCGAAAACGATGTCAAAACGCAGATTTCTCAAATTCAGCGCATGGTTGCCCAGAAGGTGAACTGCCTGATTATTTCTTCCATTGACTCCGGTGCGCTGACCGAGGTGCTCAACGAAGCGCATGAAGCGAAGATTCCGGTGCTTGCATATGACCGGCTGATTATGAATACGCCCTATGTGGACTATTATGCCTCCTTTGACAACTATCAGGTTGGCGTGCTGCAGGGAAACTATCTGGTTGACCGGCTGGGCTTAAAGCAGGGGAAAGGCCCATTCAACATCGAACTTTTCAGCGGTTCGCCGGATGACAACAACGCCTATCTGTTTTACAGCGGCTCCATGTCTGTATTGAATCCGTACATCAAGTCCGGCAGGCTGGTGGTGCGGAGCGGGCAGACAAAAATGAGCCAGATCTGCACCCTGCGGTGGGACGGCGCAACCGCGCAGTCCCGCATGGGCAGCCTGCTGAGTGAAAACTACGAAAAAAAGAAGATTCATGCGGTGCTGTCCCCTTACGACGGCATCAGCATCGGAATCCTTTCTGCTCTGCACAATGCGGGGTACCGTTCCTCCCAGCCGGACTGGCCCATTGTGACCGGACAGGACGCCGAAGTCGCTTCCGTAAAGTCCATTATGAACGGCGAGCAGGCCATGACGGTTTTTAAGGATACCCGTGAGCTTGCGAAGTTGGCGGCAAAAATGGCAGACGCGGTTTTGCGGGGAAAAAAGCCGCCGCTGAATGACACGCAATCCTACTATAACGGAAAAAAGACAGTTCCCGCATATCTGCTGACACCTGTGGTGGTTACCAAAGAAAACTACGAAAAAGTGCTGGTGGAGTCCGGTTATTACACGCAGAGTACGCTGTCGCAGCGTACTGGTACCAAGCAGCAGGCAGTGCCGCCAAAAGGGTAA